In Haematobia irritans isolate KBUSLIRL chromosome 1, ASM5000362v1, whole genome shotgun sequence, a genomic segment contains:
- the LOC142230940 gene encoding uncharacterized protein LOC142230940: protein MSYVWEYFEKQRNDSSKAKCSICKKILSCRGSSTSSLIQHLRNIHKKEMEPKTKRQVDSPEVVMDEEPDTSKRKKYGPLDQYTVKKSNTLSDILARCVAEDGMSVRALKKSKTVNDYIAIKGFKMPASKATIWSLIHDVYEEKKKEYMDIFSKVKNNDGRFSITVDEWSDISGTKYVNVSVRSYECGTFQTYNLGLEEIKEAASAVNIQSIVENKLKDFGLNFENDVVASTHDGASVMKKYGNIISPISQLCMNHAIHLSVVETLYSKVTLEQRNYSSCSDSSDEEFVNDNRLEVDASMELIPDVAETVRKVRKTVVSFRKSLKQRKLQEFVSKNEGKEIRLICDVKHRWNSLSNMLETFLRIHQSVNHALLDLRLNPFTSEEIKCIKNLNTILQPLVLAINQLSSNSATLLESEATYKFLYKNLSKNADHTSQKLCTSLMRRLEERRIKVVNSLILYLSSGRYPTNQNILSYSSDPYNFDLSRCDSVSYPEDRYHPAFSLCLLDVAQEA from the exons atgagcTATGTTTGGGAATACTTTGAAAAACAACGAAACGATTCTTCGAAAGCCAAATGCAGTATatgcaagaaaattttaagttgTCGAGGCTCTTCAACATCGTCGTTAATACAACATTTaagaaatattcacaaaaaggAAATGGAACCAAAAACTAAAAGACAAGTAGATTCTCCAGAAGTTGTTATGGATGAAGAACCAGATACATCTAAGAGGAAAAAGTATGGCCCCTTGGACCAATATACAGTAAAAAAAAGTAACACTTTGAGTGATATATTGGCTAGATGTGTAGCAGAAGATGGCATGTCCGTGAGagcattaaaaaaatcaaaaactgtTAATGATTATATAGCAATTAAAGGGTTTAAGATGCCAGCGAGTAAAGCAACTATTTGGTCTCTCATTCATGATGTATACGAAGAAAAGAAGAAGGAGTATATGGatatattttctaaagtaaaaaaCAACGACGGCCGATTttccataactgttgatgaatgGAGTGACATATCGGGTACAAAATATGTCAATGTTTCAGTTAGATCATATGAATGTGGaactttccaaacatataacttGGGGTTGGAGGAAATAAAAGAGGCTGCATCTGCGGTTAATATACAAAGCATTGTAGAGAACAAGCTAAAAGACTTCGGTCTTAACTTTGAAAATGATGTTGTTGCATCCACACACGATGGTGCTTCCGTAATGAAAAAATACGGCAATATTATTTCTCCAATTTCACAGCTATGTATGAATCACGCCATACACCTAAGCGTCGTAGAGACTTTGTATTCGAAAGTAACCTTGGAACAAAGAAATTATAGCAGTTGCAGCGATTCTAGTGATGAAGAATTTGTTAATGACAACAGATTGGAAGTTGATGCTTCTATGGAACTTATTCCAGATGTGGCGGAGACTGTAAGGAAGGTTCGCAAGACAGTTGTATCGTTTCGAAAATCTTTAAAACAACGCAAGTTACAAGAATTCGTTTCCAAAAATGAAGGAAAAGAAATACGTCTGATTTGCGATGTCAAGCATAGATGGAATTCCTTGTCTAATATGTTAGAAACATTCTTACGTATCCATCAATCTGTTAATCACGCCTTATTAGATCTCCGTTTAAATCCCTTCACGTCGGAAGAAATAAAgtgtattaaaaacttaaatactATACTTCAACCTCTTGTGCTTGCTATTAATCAATTATCAAGCAACTCCGCAACATTATTGGAATCCGAAGCAACTTATAAGTTTTTGTATAAGAATTTAAGTAAGAATGCCGACCATACTTCACAGAAGTTGTGCACGAGTCTAATGCGCAGATTGGAAGAACGAAGAATAAAAGTTGTTAACAgtttaattttgtacttaagttCTGGCCGATATccaacaaatcaaaatatattgtcTTATTCAA GCGAtccttataattttgatttgtcCAGATGTGATTCTGTTTCTTATCCTGAGGATAGGTATCACCCTGCTTTCTCTCTTTGCCTCTTGGATGTTGCTCAAGAAGCTTAA